In Astyanax mexicanus isolate ESR-SI-001 chromosome 25, AstMex3_surface, whole genome shotgun sequence, a genomic segment contains:
- the vit gene encoding vitrin isoform X9, with the protein MFRASTISVCVVLLLICRGDAKPNGKSKKAKQVVPDIECDIRAGKISYPEFIVRCPAGCRETMQRVYGTGIYASISSICNAAIHSGVITNTGGKVIVKKMAGQAEYKGSHAYGVRSLSLPNWRESFTVEVGKPNKGVIYPTTLEYTASKPTTVKTGQKEAKASPVSTVLPTTTTPEPTTTTTPEPTTTTTTTTTTTTTTTPPPTTTTTTPPTTTTTKQRAAVHKVRDAGSSHPYYASVAAAANARQSQTSQGKGLPQAFRGGPAIAGRFSPRINPGVRRPDAGTPIRRQPSSPSTSAFNRVKVLQPERNENSNPRFSTREQDSLPRAPEIMSQGDPNCKVDIAFLMDGSWSIGKRRFKIQKDFLAEVSQVINVGVAGPMMGIIQYGDDPVTEFSLRQYSNSKELKPAIDKIMQKGGLSNVGKALSYINKHYFSDANGNRGGAPNVAVVLVDGWPTDKVEEASRQARESGINIFFVTIEGPDDNEKHNVVEPNFVDKAVCRTNGFFSLPVASWFALRKAVQPLVKRVCDTDRLVCSKTCLNANDIAFVIDGSSSVGTGNFRTVLQFVANVTREFEISDTDTRVGAVQYTYEQRLEFAFGQHNTKADLLNAIKRINYWSGGTSTGAAITYAAEQLFSKSKPNKRKIMIVITDGRSYDDVRAPALAVHRSGVIAYSIGIAWAAQDELEYIATDPDRDHSFFVDEFDNLYKYVPKIIHNICQEFNSQPRN; encoded by the exons ATGTTCAGAGCATCTACTATCAGCGTCTGTGTTG TGTTGTTACTGATCTGTAGAGGTGATGCTAAGCCCAATGGAAAGAGCAAGAAGGCCAAACAAG TTGTTCCGGATATCGAGTGTGATATTCGGGCGGGGAAGATCAGCTACCCCGAGTTTATCGTAAGATGTCCTGCTGGCTGCCGCGAGACCATGCAGAGGGTTTACGGCACGGGAATCTACGCCTCCATATCCAGCATCTGCAACGCTGCCATCCACAG TGGGGTGATCACTAACACAGGGGGGAAGGTGATAGTGAAGAAGATGGCCGGACAGGCCGAGTATAAGGGCAGTCACGCTTACGGCGTCAGGTCACTGTCCCTCCCCAACTGGAGAGAGTCCTTTACTGTGGAAG TGGGAAAACCCAACAAAGGCGTGATCTACCCAACTACCCTGGAATACACAGCTTCAAAACCCACCACAGTAAAAACAG GCCAAAAGGAAGCCAAAGCCTCACCAGTCTCCACAGTGCTGCCAACCACGACAACCCCCGAACCAACCACGACTACCACCCCAGAGCCAACCACCACCACGaccacaacaaccaccacaacaaccaccacgACTCCACCTCCCACAACCACGACCACCACGCCCCCAACCACGACCACCACCAAGCAGAGGGCTGCCGTCCATAAAGTCAGAGATGCAG GCAGCAGTCACCCGTACTATGCCTCAGTGGCTGCAGCAGCCAATGCAA GACAGTCCCAGACCAGCCAGGGGAAGGGTCTTCCTCAAG CATTCAGGGGCGGTCCCGCCATCGCCGGCAGATTTTCACCTCGCATCAATCCAG GGGTTCGCAGACCAGATGCAGGAACTCCAATCAGACGCCAGCCTTCATCTCCATCCACTTCAG CTTTCAATCGAGTCAAGGTGCTCCAGCCCGAGAGGAACGAGAACTCCAATCCCA GATTCAGCACCCGAGAGCAGGACTCCTTACCCAGAGCCCCAGAAATCATGTCTCAAGGAGATCCGA ACTGTAAGGTGGACATCGCCTTCCTGATGGACGGCAGCTGGAGCATCGGGAAGCGGCGCTTTAAGATCCAGAAGGATTTCCTGGCAGAGGTTTCGCAGGTCATCAATGTGGGCGTGGCTGGACCGATGATGGGCATCATCCAATACGG AGACGACCCGGTGACGGAGTTCAGTCTGAGGCAGTACTCGAACTCCAAAGAGCTGAAACCCGCCATCGACAAGATCATGCAGAAAGGAGGACTTTCAAACGTGG GTAAAGCCCTCTCCTACATCAACAAGCACTACTTCAGTGATGCCAACGGTAACCGGGGAGGGGCTCCTAACGTGGCGGTGGTCCTGGTGGACGGTTGGCCCACGGATAAGGTGGAGGAAGCTTCCAGACAGGCAAGAGAGTCGGGCATCAACATCTTCTTCGTTACCATTGAGGGTCCTGACGACAACGAGAAGCACAATGTGGTGGAGCCCAACTTTGTGGATAAG GCCGTCTGCAGAACCAATGGGTTCTTCTCGCTGCCGGTGGCCAGCTGGTTCGCCCTCCGGAAGGCCGTGCAGCCGCTGGTGAAACGAGTGTGCGACACGGACCGCCTGGTCTGCAGCAAAACCTGCCTGAACGCCAACGACATCGCCTTCGTCATCGACGGCTCCAGCAGCGTGGGCACCGGAAACTTCCGCACGGTGCTGCAGTTCGTAGCCAACGTGACGCGTGAGTTCGAGATCTCGGACACGGACACGCGGGTGGGGGCGGTGCAGTACACGTACGAACAGCGCCTGGAGTTCGCCTTCGGGCAGCACAACACCAAGGCTGACCTGCTGAACGCCATCAAACGCATCAACTACTGGAGCGGCGGCACGAGCACTGGCGCCGCCATCACCTACGCCGCCGAGCAGCTCTTCAGCAAGTCCAAACCCAACAAACGCAAGATCATGATCGTCATTACGGACGGACGGTCCTACGACGACGTCCGCGCCCCTGCTCTGGCGGTGCATCGGTCAG GGGTCATCGCCTACTCCATCGGCATCGCCTGGGCGGCTCAGGACGAGCTGGAGTACATCGCCACCGACCCCGACCGAGACCACTCTTTCTTCGTGGACGAGTTCGACAACCTCTACAAATACGTGCCGAAGATCATCCACAACATCTGCCAGGAGTTCAACTCTCAGCCGCGGAACTGA
- the vit gene encoding vitrin isoform X6 encodes MFRASTISVCVVLLLICRGDAKPNGKSKKAKQVVPDIECDIRAGKISYPEFIVRCPAGCRETMQRVYGTGIYASISSICNAAIHSGVITNTGGKVIVKKMAGQAEYKGSHAYGVRSLSLPNWRESFTVEVGKPNKGVIYPTTLEYTASKPTTVKTGQKEAKASPVSTVLPTTTTPEPTTTTTPEPTTTTTTTTTTTTTTTPPPTTTTTTPPTTTTTKQRAAVHKVRDAGSSHPYYASVAAAANARQSQTSQGKGLPQAFRGGPAIAGRFSPRINPGVRRPDAGTPIRRQPSSPSTSAFNRVKVLQPERNENSNPTFGRREWPQPARPDWFSGPRRTSDVTNYEPDSGYTWSEVNTGDSAAPEPRPDISEYERWYYNFGQYPSASRPAETENGRKLHPETSHTRDCKVDIAFLMDGSWSIGKRRFKIQKDFLAEVSQVINVGVAGPMMGIIQYGDDPVTEFSLRQYSNSKELKPAIDKIMQKGGLSNVGKALSYINKHYFSDANGNRGGAPNVAVVLVDGWPTDKVEEASRQARESGINIFFVTIEGPDDNEKHNVVEPNFVDKAVCRTNGFFSLPVASWFALRKAVQPLVKRVCDTDRLVCSKTCLNANDIAFVIDGSSSVGTGNFRTVLQFVANVTREFEISDTDTRVGAVQYTYEQRLEFAFGQHNTKADLLNAIKRINYWSGGTSTGAAITYAAEQLFSKSKPNKRKIMIVITDGRSYDDVRAPALAVHRSGVIAYSIGIAWAAQDELEYIATDPDRDHSFFVDEFDNLYKYVPKIIHNICQEFNSQPRN; translated from the exons ATGTTCAGAGCATCTACTATCAGCGTCTGTGTTG TGTTGTTACTGATCTGTAGAGGTGATGCTAAGCCCAATGGAAAGAGCAAGAAGGCCAAACAAG TTGTTCCGGATATCGAGTGTGATATTCGGGCGGGGAAGATCAGCTACCCCGAGTTTATCGTAAGATGTCCTGCTGGCTGCCGCGAGACCATGCAGAGGGTTTACGGCACGGGAATCTACGCCTCCATATCCAGCATCTGCAACGCTGCCATCCACAG TGGGGTGATCACTAACACAGGGGGGAAGGTGATAGTGAAGAAGATGGCCGGACAGGCCGAGTATAAGGGCAGTCACGCTTACGGCGTCAGGTCACTGTCCCTCCCCAACTGGAGAGAGTCCTTTACTGTGGAAG TGGGAAAACCCAACAAAGGCGTGATCTACCCAACTACCCTGGAATACACAGCTTCAAAACCCACCACAGTAAAAACAG GCCAAAAGGAAGCCAAAGCCTCACCAGTCTCCACAGTGCTGCCAACCACGACAACCCCCGAACCAACCACGACTACCACCCCAGAGCCAACCACCACCACGaccacaacaaccaccacaacaaccaccacgACTCCACCTCCCACAACCACGACCACCACGCCCCCAACCACGACCACCACCAAGCAGAGGGCTGCCGTCCATAAAGTCAGAGATGCAG GCAGCAGTCACCCGTACTATGCCTCAGTGGCTGCAGCAGCCAATGCAA GACAGTCCCAGACCAGCCAGGGGAAGGGTCTTCCTCAAG CATTCAGGGGCGGTCCCGCCATCGCCGGCAGATTTTCACCTCGCATCAATCCAG GGGTTCGCAGACCAGATGCAGGAACTCCAATCAGACGCCAGCCTTCATCTCCATCCACTTCAG CTTTCAATCGAGTCAAGGTGCTCCAGCCCGAGAGGAACGAGAACTCCAATCCCA CCTTTGGTAGGAGGGAATGGCCACAGCCTGCGCGACCCGATTGGTTCTCCGGACCCAGGAGAACATCAG atgtTACTAACTATGAGCCAGACTCAGGCTACACCTGGAGCGAGGTGAACACCGGCGACTCCGCAG CTCCAGAACCACGGCCAGACATTTCAGAGTACGAGCGCTGGTACTATAATTTTGGACAGTATC CTTCAGCTTCTCGACCAGCGGAGACGGAAAACGGCCGCAAGCTCCACCCTGAAACCAGCCACACACGAG ACTGTAAGGTGGACATCGCCTTCCTGATGGACGGCAGCTGGAGCATCGGGAAGCGGCGCTTTAAGATCCAGAAGGATTTCCTGGCAGAGGTTTCGCAGGTCATCAATGTGGGCGTGGCTGGACCGATGATGGGCATCATCCAATACGG AGACGACCCGGTGACGGAGTTCAGTCTGAGGCAGTACTCGAACTCCAAAGAGCTGAAACCCGCCATCGACAAGATCATGCAGAAAGGAGGACTTTCAAACGTGG GTAAAGCCCTCTCCTACATCAACAAGCACTACTTCAGTGATGCCAACGGTAACCGGGGAGGGGCTCCTAACGTGGCGGTGGTCCTGGTGGACGGTTGGCCCACGGATAAGGTGGAGGAAGCTTCCAGACAGGCAAGAGAGTCGGGCATCAACATCTTCTTCGTTACCATTGAGGGTCCTGACGACAACGAGAAGCACAATGTGGTGGAGCCCAACTTTGTGGATAAG GCCGTCTGCAGAACCAATGGGTTCTTCTCGCTGCCGGTGGCCAGCTGGTTCGCCCTCCGGAAGGCCGTGCAGCCGCTGGTGAAACGAGTGTGCGACACGGACCGCCTGGTCTGCAGCAAAACCTGCCTGAACGCCAACGACATCGCCTTCGTCATCGACGGCTCCAGCAGCGTGGGCACCGGAAACTTCCGCACGGTGCTGCAGTTCGTAGCCAACGTGACGCGTGAGTTCGAGATCTCGGACACGGACACGCGGGTGGGGGCGGTGCAGTACACGTACGAACAGCGCCTGGAGTTCGCCTTCGGGCAGCACAACACCAAGGCTGACCTGCTGAACGCCATCAAACGCATCAACTACTGGAGCGGCGGCACGAGCACTGGCGCCGCCATCACCTACGCCGCCGAGCAGCTCTTCAGCAAGTCCAAACCCAACAAACGCAAGATCATGATCGTCATTACGGACGGACGGTCCTACGACGACGTCCGCGCCCCTGCTCTGGCGGTGCATCGGTCAG GGGTCATCGCCTACTCCATCGGCATCGCCTGGGCGGCTCAGGACGAGCTGGAGTACATCGCCACCGACCCCGACCGAGACCACTCTTTCTTCGTGGACGAGTTCGACAACCTCTACAAATACGTGCCGAAGATCATCCACAACATCTGCCAGGAGTTCAACTCTCAGCCGCGGAACTGA